A region of Sphingobium baderi DNA encodes the following proteins:
- a CDS encoding LysR substrate-binding domain-containing protein, which produces MHDLNDLYYFAQVVEHGGFAPAARTIHQPKSKLSRRILLLEDRLGVRLLNRSSRRFSVTEVGQEYYRHCLAMLVEAEAAEQAIAELRAEPRGVIRMACPVGLLQFQFSGLVAHFVKEHPAVDIHLKSFNRPVDLIAEGYDLAIRARFPPLDDTGLVMRKLDDSRQCLMASPELITRPVIYPADLNGLPSLDLGPAHNDYQWHLESSDGQRAAVRHRPRIVTDDMATLRAGALEGLGVVQLPTLLIWPDVMAGRLVHLLPDWRPPAAIVHAVFPSRRGLLPSVRALLDFFVRECAVQRAAAENALKT; this is translated from the coding sequence ATGCACGACCTCAATGATCTTTATTATTTCGCACAGGTGGTCGAGCATGGCGGCTTTGCGCCCGCCGCACGAACCATCCATCAGCCCAAATCCAAACTTAGCCGGCGCATATTATTGCTGGAAGACCGATTGGGCGTGCGCCTGCTCAATCGTTCCTCGCGGCGCTTCTCCGTCACGGAGGTGGGGCAGGAATATTATCGGCACTGCCTCGCCATGCTGGTCGAGGCCGAAGCCGCCGAGCAGGCGATCGCCGAACTGCGCGCGGAACCCAGAGGTGTCATCCGAATGGCCTGCCCGGTCGGGCTGCTGCAATTCCAGTTCAGCGGCCTTGTCGCTCATTTTGTGAAGGAGCATCCGGCGGTCGATATTCACCTCAAAAGCTTCAATCGTCCGGTCGATCTGATTGCTGAGGGATATGACCTTGCCATTCGGGCGCGTTTTCCGCCGCTCGATGATACGGGGCTGGTGATGCGCAAGCTGGATGACAGCCGGCAATGCTTGATGGCCAGCCCTGAACTGATCACACGCCCCGTCATCTACCCCGCCGACCTCAATGGACTACCAAGCCTCGATCTGGGGCCGGCACACAACGATTATCAATGGCATCTGGAAAGCAGCGATGGCCAGCGGGCGGCCGTCCGCCATCGCCCACGGATCGTCACTGATGACATGGCAACCTTGCGCGCGGGGGCGCTGGAGGGACTGGGCGTCGTGCAATTGCCTACCCTGCTGATATGGCCAGATGTTATGGCAGGCCGGCTGGTTCATCTCCTGCCGGATTGGCGTCCTCCGGCGGCGATCGTCCATGCCGTATTTCCTTCGCGCAGGGGGTTGCTGCCGTCGGTTCGGGCGCTTCTAGATTTCTTTGTCAGAGAATGTGCGGTTCAACGCGCCGCCGCCGAGAATGCCTTGAAGACATGA
- a CDS encoding pirin family protein: MLVPIIERRGVGQHPHRGFETVTIVYDGEVEHKDSAGNGGVIGPGDVQWMTAGGGILHEEYHSPSFARTGGPFRMVQLWVNLPAKDKMTPGGYQAIVNADIPVVELASGAGVVRVIAGAFDGIDGPARTFTPVNVWDMRLTRDAEMRLPLPEGHVAMLVVLSGRLTVAGEHEIGEAEMLLLGRDGQDVQLRADGDTTLLVLTGEPIDEPIVGHGPFVMNSEAEIRAAVDDFNNGRFAQAIG; this comes from the coding sequence ATGCTGGTCCCCATTATTGAACGTCGTGGCGTTGGCCAGCATCCCCATCGTGGCTTCGAGACGGTTACCATCGTTTATGATGGCGAGGTCGAGCACAAGGATTCCGCCGGCAACGGCGGCGTGATCGGTCCGGGCGATGTGCAGTGGATGACGGCCGGCGGCGGCATATTGCACGAGGAATATCATTCGCCCAGCTTTGCGCGGACCGGCGGTCCATTTCGCATGGTGCAGTTGTGGGTCAATCTGCCGGCCAAGGACAAGATGACCCCCGGCGGCTATCAGGCGATCGTCAATGCCGACATCCCTGTCGTCGAACTGGCAAGCGGTGCCGGCGTGGTGCGGGTGATTGCTGGGGCGTTCGACGGCATTGATGGTCCAGCCCGGACCTTCACCCCCGTCAATGTCTGGGACATGCGCCTGACCCGCGATGCGGAGATGCGCCTGCCGTTGCCCGAAGGCCATGTCGCGATGCTGGTCGTTCTGAGTGGTCGGCTGACCGTGGCGGGCGAGCATGAGATTGGCGAAGCGGAAATGCTGCTGCTCGGTCGCGATGGACAGGATGTTCAACTCCGTGCCGATGGCGACACGACATTGCTGGTGCTGACCGGCGAACCGATCGACGAGCCGATCGTCGGTCATGGCCCCTTCGTTATGAACAGCGAGGCGGAAATCCGGGCGGCCGTCGATGACTTCAACAATGGTCGTTTCGCGCAGGCGATCGGCTGA
- a CDS encoding hydrolase — protein MTSESIRDPKADHLLTPQNSAFIIIDYQPVQVNSIASMDRQLLLNNIVGCAKAAVAYDLPIVHSTVNVETGLNHPPVPQVRKALANYPTYDRTSINSWEDIEFRQAVEATGRKKLIMTALWTEACLTFPALDALKEGYEVYVPVDAVGGTSLAAHEAALRRIEQAGGKMISVPQLFCELQRDWKRSETVPAFMNLFIETGGTAGIQFSYDKAD, from the coding sequence ATGACGAGCGAATCCATCCGCGATCCCAAGGCGGATCATCTGCTGACACCGCAAAATTCGGCCTTTATCATCATCGACTATCAACCGGTCCAGGTGAATTCGATCGCCTCGATGGATCGGCAACTGCTGCTCAACAACATCGTCGGCTGCGCCAAGGCGGCGGTCGCCTATGATCTGCCGATCGTGCATTCGACCGTGAACGTCGAAACCGGCCTCAACCACCCGCCGGTCCCGCAAGTACGCAAAGCGCTGGCCAATTATCCGACCTATGACCGCACGAGCATCAACAGCTGGGAAGATATCGAATTTCGCCAGGCAGTGGAGGCGACGGGGCGCAAGAAGCTGATCATGACCGCGCTCTGGACCGAAGCCTGCCTGACCTTCCCGGCGCTCGATGCACTGAAGGAAGGATATGAAGTTTATGTTCCGGTCGATGCGGTTGGGGGGACATCGCTGGCCGCACATGAGGCAGCCCTCCGCCGGATCGAGCAAGCCGGTGGCAAGATGATCTCGGTGCCCCAGCTTTTCTGTGAACTGCAGCGTGACTGGAAACGCAGCGAGACCGTGCCCGCCTTCATGAACCTGTTCATCGAAACCGGTGGCACCGCTGGCATCCAGTTTTCCTACGACAAGGCCGACTGA
- a CDS encoding isochorismatase family protein — MSSPANFNGSRPIIDPDDSVMLLIDHQSGLFQTVGDMPMPELRSRAGALASIATLAKIPVITTASVPQGPNGPLIPEIHANAPHAQYVARRGEINAWDNPDFIAAVKATGRGTLIIAGTITSVCMAFPSIAAVQDGYRVFAVVDASGTYSKMAQEITLARVVQAGVVPMDTAAVASEIQKTWHRDDAEKWAEIYTRIFPPYQLLIESYAKAQQVAIEHEMPDSQRRWKPNMAGALPATSKGGHMTNKVIDNPAEHRFELDLGGDALAAAYYRIEEGRVVLIHTEVPYAFSGQGVGTRLATGVFDLICASGRKAVLKCSFMARFFASHPEYADIVDG, encoded by the coding sequence ATGTCTTCCCCCGCCAATTTCAACGGCAGCCGACCGATCATCGATCCTGACGATTCCGTGATGCTGCTGATCGACCATCAGAGCGGCCTGTTCCAGACCGTTGGCGACATGCCGATGCCTGAATTGCGATCTCGAGCCGGCGCGCTCGCCTCGATCGCGACGCTGGCCAAAATCCCTGTCATCACGACCGCGTCAGTACCCCAGGGGCCGAATGGTCCGCTGATCCCGGAAATCCATGCCAATGCGCCACATGCCCAATATGTGGCCCGCCGGGGCGAGATCAACGCATGGGATAATCCCGATTTCATTGCAGCGGTCAAAGCGACTGGACGCGGGACGCTAATTATTGCGGGTACGATCACCAGTGTCTGTATGGCCTTCCCCTCTATTGCCGCCGTGCAGGATGGCTATCGCGTGTTCGCGGTGGTTGATGCGTCGGGAACCTATTCGAAGATGGCGCAAGAAATCACGCTGGCGCGTGTTGTCCAGGCGGGCGTGGTGCCAATGGATACGGCCGCCGTCGCATCGGAAATCCAGAAGACATGGCATCGCGATGATGCGGAAAAATGGGCCGAGATTTATACCCGCATATTCCCGCCCTATCAGTTACTGATCGAAAGCTATGCCAAGGCGCAACAGGTTGCGATCGAACATGAAATGCCCGATTCACAGCGGAGATGGAAACCAAATATGGCCGGCGCCCTGCCGGCCACGTCGAAAGGCGGACATATGACGAATAAGGTGATCGATAATCCCGCTGAACATCGGTTTGAGCTGGATCTGGGCGGCGACGCATTGGCGGCGGCCTATTATCGGATCGAGGAGGGACGGGTGGTTCTGATCCATACCGAAGTCCCCTATGCCTTTTCCGGTCAGGGCGTGGGCACAAGATTGGCCACAGGCGTGTTCGACCTCATATGTGCCAGCGGTCGCAAGGCCGTGCTGAAATGCAGCTTCATGGCACGCTTCTTCGCGAGCCATCCCGAATATGCCGATATTGTTGACGGCTGA
- a CDS encoding LysR family transcriptional regulator — MTLEQLRIFVGVAEREHMTAAARALNVTQSAASAAIAALEERHTIKLFHRVGRGITLTEAGQLFLTEARGVLARAGAAEHVLEELSGLKRGTLRIVASQTIAAYWLPPILANFHDCYPTIGIELAIGNTEQAAARVHDGEADLGIVEGEIDDPSLAHWPIGEDRLLLVGAEPFSEARVDEAWLRQARWVQREPGSGTRSTLDSYLRARGIDPATLDVALVMPSNESVRTAVEAGAGVAVLSALVVAPAIEAGMLHAAPIALDPRPFFGMRHKERYRTKAADALLQVISMKGTVTEPHERAT, encoded by the coding sequence ATGACGTTGGAACAACTTCGGATCTTTGTCGGCGTGGCCGAACGCGAACACATGACGGCCGCAGCGCGCGCCCTCAATGTCACGCAATCCGCTGCATCGGCTGCAATTGCCGCACTGGAGGAAAGGCATACGATCAAGCTGTTTCACCGCGTGGGGCGTGGCATCACTCTGACCGAGGCGGGACAGCTGTTCCTGACCGAAGCCCGGGGCGTGCTTGCTCGCGCCGGCGCGGCAGAGCATGTGCTCGAAGAACTGAGCGGGTTGAAGCGAGGCACGCTTCGCATTGTCGCCAGCCAGACCATTGCGGCTTATTGGCTACCGCCGATCCTTGCTAATTTCCACGACTGCTACCCGACGATCGGGATCGAACTGGCAATCGGCAATACCGAACAGGCAGCGGCCCGAGTCCATGACGGCGAGGCTGATCTAGGCATCGTTGAGGGCGAGATCGACGATCCATCGTTAGCGCATTGGCCGATAGGTGAGGATCGACTGTTACTGGTCGGCGCAGAGCCTTTCTCAGAAGCGCGTGTCGATGAAGCCTGGTTGCGCCAGGCCCGATGGGTACAGCGCGAGCCAGGGTCGGGCACCCGCTCCACGCTCGACAGCTATTTGCGTGCCCGTGGCATCGATCCCGCCACGCTTGATGTCGCGCTGGTGATGCCGTCCAACGAGAGCGTTCGTACCGCCGTGGAAGCTGGTGCTGGCGTTGCCGTTTTATCGGCGTTGGTCGTCGCACCGGCTATTGAGGCAGGCATGTTGCACGCCGCCCCGATCGCCCTTGATCCTCGCCCCTTCTTTGGAATGCGCCACAAGGAACGCTATCGCACCAAGGCAGCCGACGCCTTGCTGCAGGTAATTAGCATGAAGGGTACCGTTACAGAGCCGCATGAACGAGCGACATAG
- a CDS encoding YeiH family protein: MLTSLAHQPTSSNSSSGRVVAVLPGISLCLALTGAAYALEAGERALAGKAWAEALVLAILIGTVVRSLWVPGNRWQDGIAWSAKYLLEAAVVLLGASVSGATILAAGLPLLAGIAGVVASAILLSFGIGRLLRLPTRMALLVACGNSICGNSAIAAVAPVIGADSEDVAASIAFTAVLGVIVVLALPLLGIALGMSGLAFGTLAGLTVYAVPQVIAATSPLGATAVQMGTLVKLVRVLMLGPVCLVLSLVAPLLAAQAARIDGFNPGPSAVKRLDLANLVPWFIIGFLALVACRSLGLVATAVIAPIGYVATLLTVMSMAALGLGVDLGTVAKGGGRVAAAAVFSLLGLGAISLVLLDGLHMV; encoded by the coding sequence ATGTTGACCAGTCTTGCTCATCAGCCAACATCGTCGAACAGTTCAAGCGGCAGGGTCGTTGCCGTTCTGCCGGGTATCAGCCTCTGCCTCGCCTTGACCGGAGCAGCTTATGCCTTGGAAGCTGGCGAACGCGCACTTGCCGGCAAGGCGTGGGCGGAAGCGCTGGTCCTCGCCATCTTGATAGGCACCGTCGTGCGTAGCCTTTGGGTCCCCGGCAATCGCTGGCAGGATGGCATTGCATGGAGTGCAAAATATCTGCTGGAAGCGGCCGTCGTCCTGCTCGGCGCTTCGGTTAGTGGCGCAACCATCCTGGCTGCAGGGCTACCCTTGCTCGCTGGGATCGCCGGTGTGGTGGCGAGTGCCATCCTACTTAGCTTCGGCATCGGTCGGCTGCTGAGATTGCCGACCCGCATGGCGCTTCTGGTTGCGTGCGGCAATTCGATTTGCGGCAACTCGGCCATCGCGGCCGTCGCACCGGTCATCGGTGCAGACAGTGAAGACGTGGCGGCCTCGATTGCCTTCACAGCGGTGCTAGGGGTGATCGTTGTGCTTGCTCTGCCACTGCTTGGCATTGCGCTGGGTATGAGCGGGCTTGCGTTCGGCACGCTCGCCGGGCTTACAGTCTATGCTGTTCCGCAGGTCATTGCGGCGACCTCGCCGCTGGGCGCCACTGCCGTGCAAATGGGCACGTTAGTCAAATTGGTGCGCGTGCTGATGCTCGGGCCGGTGTGCCTCGTCCTTTCGCTGGTGGCACCACTTCTCGCAGCGCAGGCTGCGCGCATTGATGGGTTCAACCCAGGTCCGTCGGCGGTCAAGCGGCTCGATTTGGCGAATTTGGTGCCGTGGTTCATCATCGGCTTTTTGGCGTTGGTGGCCTGCCGCTCGTTAGGGCTGGTAGCAACGGCCGTCATTGCACCGATCGGTTACGTCGCCACGTTGCTGACCGTCATGTCTATGGCCGCGCTCGGTCTCGGCGTGGACCTTGGCACCGTCGCCAAGGGCGGCGGAAGAGTCGCAGCGGCGGCAGTCTTCTCGCTGTTGGGCCTTGGGGCAATTAGTCTGGTCCTGCTGGACGGGCTGCACATGGTCTGA
- a CDS encoding nuclear transport factor 2 family protein, protein MHPNERRVREILNIVHSGRVSGKGLEDYFTPDAYYQPLVPAVAPIVGPGEIVAEIARQLTVYKDLHAEIHIIMADDAHVFTERTDHATFADLGNKRVSVPVMAVFDFTDGLITAWREIFDTRAAEAQIGVDQKAMSKIMGQ, encoded by the coding sequence ATGCATCCCAATGAACGCCGAGTCCGGGAAATTCTCAACATCGTCCACTCGGGGCGTGTTTCAGGCAAGGGTCTCGAGGACTATTTTACCCCAGATGCCTATTACCAACCCCTTGTTCCCGCAGTCGCGCCAATTGTCGGGCCAGGTGAGATCGTCGCGGAGATCGCGCGGCAATTGACAGTGTACAAGGATCTGCACGCCGAGATTCACATCATAATGGCGGATGACGCCCATGTTTTCACAGAGCGCACGGATCATGCCACTTTTGCCGACTTGGGGAACAAGCGCGTTAGCGTTCCGGTCATGGCAGTTTTTGACTTCACTGACGGCCTAATCACCGCATGGCGCGAGATTTTCGACACTCGCGCTGCCGAGGCACAGATCGGCGTCGATCAAAAGGCAATGTCGAAGATCATGGGCCAATAG
- a CDS encoding TonB-dependent receptor, with product MVDSTRARVAIWFATTSACALAVPAHAQDTVGASVDQGLADIVVTARRTAESLQTTPVSVTAIDDTKLVQAQVQNAKDLQRLAPNLNVATGSPSVSGYAFVSIRGQSQVNPGSASDPAVGIYIDGVYIPRPSQGLFDFADLDRVEVLRGPQGTLFGRNTTGGALNIITKQPNGEFGAEARVSYGNYNTLDASGTLNLPVTGSALSARITYSFNRDDGYGHNETLNRRTFDQAANHFVRAKLRWAPEGSNWDVTLSGDYNYRRDSGQDVALAGFNATALTAIVTPLVGIVPSLAPLADLTPILTPYLQRKNNFYRSYGTTGPLGETPMDVLKAGGGSLTINGDLGAVKLQSITGYRYSRTDAVIDLDGTPLELAQNHTGFGSKQISQELQLSGDAGSLSWISGLYFSRETGDEQSLFQSLGVLGLPPLLNDGDVLNISRGIYAQGYYELAPGLRLASGLRWTWDKRKVVLHNRSVYNDIATCNVASPDGGNVPPCDQTETTNFNYPAWTFGLDYQVTSDLFAYAKTSGAAMAGGWNLRFGSIPAFSPEKVRDIEIGFKAELFDRRVRFNVALFNAWQRDVQRNLNIVVTPTSVTQYVVNAGNAQVRGAEFELAAKPWHGMELSGSIGLLHGRYDKGSFLDTQIVNGAPVVVDRSGEPLPQLAKFNATVAATQTFEMPWGAIEAHGDFAYISSQSFSPVTAAPGISSADRAIIDQQNALSRIPGYGIFNLRLSADLDEPRLEIGAFVRNLFDKKYNTRTFSDLYSGPLATAVAFPGAPRVYGVSIAYHFGSLAK from the coding sequence ATGGTTGATAGCACGAGAGCACGCGTCGCTATTTGGTTTGCTACCACATCAGCGTGCGCTTTGGCGGTGCCGGCCCATGCACAAGACACGGTTGGTGCATCGGTGGACCAGGGGTTAGCCGATATTGTCGTGACAGCGCGAAGAACGGCTGAATCTCTTCAGACAACGCCGGTTTCCGTGACTGCGATTGATGATACCAAACTCGTCCAGGCGCAGGTCCAAAATGCGAAAGATCTGCAGCGCCTTGCACCCAACTTGAACGTGGCGACAGGATCGCCCTCGGTTTCGGGCTATGCCTTCGTCTCGATTCGCGGTCAGTCCCAAGTAAACCCGGGGAGCGCCTCCGACCCGGCCGTCGGCATCTATATTGACGGTGTTTATATCCCCCGCCCTTCGCAGGGCCTCTTCGACTTCGCTGACTTAGATCGAGTAGAGGTACTGCGCGGTCCGCAGGGTACATTATTTGGTCGCAACACCACCGGTGGAGCGCTCAACATCATCACCAAACAGCCCAACGGAGAATTCGGGGCGGAAGCGCGCGTCTCTTATGGAAACTATAATACGCTCGACGCGAGCGGAACGCTCAATCTGCCGGTTACCGGCTCCGCGCTTTCGGCCCGCATCACTTACAGCTTCAACAGAGATGACGGCTATGGCCACAATGAAACCCTGAACCGCAGGACCTTTGATCAGGCAGCTAATCATTTCGTCCGAGCCAAACTGCGATGGGCGCCCGAGGGAAGCAATTGGGATGTCACCTTGTCCGGGGACTATAATTATCGCCGTGACAGCGGCCAAGATGTTGCACTTGCTGGATTCAACGCCACGGCGCTAACCGCGATCGTGACGCCGCTAGTTGGTATCGTGCCCAGTCTTGCGCCGCTTGCCGACCTCACTCCGATCCTGACCCCATATCTGCAGCGCAAGAATAATTTTTATAGGAGCTATGGTACGACCGGTCCGCTCGGAGAGACGCCGATGGATGTCCTCAAGGCTGGAGGCGGCTCGTTAACGATCAATGGTGACCTTGGCGCTGTGAAGCTGCAATCGATTACAGGCTATCGTTACAGCCGGACCGATGCGGTGATTGACCTGGATGGAACGCCGCTCGAGCTTGCACAGAACCATACCGGCTTTGGATCCAAGCAGATTTCCCAGGAGCTACAGCTTTCGGGCGATGCCGGTTCCTTGAGCTGGATAAGCGGTCTCTATTTTTCGCGCGAGACCGGCGACGAGCAATCGCTTTTTCAGTCGCTGGGCGTGCTTGGGCTGCCGCCACTTCTCAATGACGGAGACGTTCTGAACATATCACGCGGTATTTATGCTCAAGGATATTATGAACTGGCGCCCGGTCTAAGACTGGCGTCTGGCCTGCGTTGGACCTGGGATAAGCGCAAGGTCGTGCTCCATAACCGGTCAGTCTATAACGATATTGCGACCTGCAATGTGGCTTCGCCGGATGGCGGTAATGTGCCGCCATGCGATCAGACCGAGACTACCAACTTCAATTATCCAGCCTGGACCTTCGGTCTGGACTATCAAGTGACCTCAGATCTCTTCGCCTATGCCAAAACGAGCGGTGCGGCGATGGCAGGCGGATGGAACTTGCGCTTCGGGTCGATACCAGCCTTCTCCCCGGAGAAGGTGAGAGACATCGAAATCGGCTTCAAGGCGGAATTGTTTGACCGTCGGGTTCGGTTCAATGTTGCGTTGTTCAACGCCTGGCAGCGCGATGTTCAGCGCAACCTCAACATCGTTGTTACGCCCACGTCCGTCACTCAATATGTCGTGAACGCGGGCAACGCCCAAGTGCGCGGAGCAGAGTTCGAACTCGCGGCAAAACCTTGGCACGGAATGGAGCTTTCCGGTTCGATCGGCCTCCTTCACGGTCGATACGACAAAGGGAGCTTCCTCGACACACAGATCGTCAATGGTGCGCCTGTTGTCGTGGATCGCAGCGGGGAACCGCTGCCCCAGCTTGCCAAATTCAATGCGACAGTGGCCGCCACACAGACATTCGAAATGCCATGGGGCGCAATCGAGGCGCATGGGGATTTTGCCTATATCAGTTCGCAGTCCTTCAGTCCCGTTACAGCGGCTCCAGGCATCTCGTCCGCCGATCGCGCGATTATTGACCAGCAGAATGCGCTCAGCCGTATTCCAGGTTACGGCATCTTCAACCTGCGATTGAGCGCCGATCTTGACGAGCCGCGCCTGGAGATCGGCGCTTTTGTACGGAATCTCTTCGATAAGAAATACAACACGCGCACGTTCAGTGATCTCTATTCAGGTCCGCTGGCAACCGCGGTGGCCTTTCCTGGCGCACCCCGAGTGTATGGGGTGTCAATTGCCTATCATTTCGGATCACTCGCCAAATAA
- a CDS encoding phosphotransferase: MATDTIARMVLDTSALSEVDRPVYEWLRDHFGTEPQNFRRQLRWRISWEADVEIDGRLQGVLVRGARGKATRYPITLHQEGQIHHVMERHGVLAPKVYGMIEDPVAIVMERLPGTINTELIEDSADRAKVRREFIEALAKLHAIPVGEFGAIGLTVPKSARDLALNLYKPCIDIVRAAFVDRPFPLTEFYALWLERNAPEDRDRPGFVTADAGQFLYDDDRFTGLIDFEVSYIGDPAAEFAGMRLRDTTEPLGDITELRKYYEALTGDKIPLRAIAYHSAGFAGTNSMLMWPMMFKPEVQNDYVAYLQFCVATSRWGLQGIAESLGVRLDNVPDPEANSAVPYDAAPEQLINMMTSWETDDTELRFHLDTAAVLGRYLQRCALYGGGILAADLADAAALTGQQVKTRREADAAVDAFVRAAGPEEDRTLVAFFNRWLSRQNFLLMGCGSQSYLTKTTLQPIKA; encoded by the coding sequence ATGGCGACCGATACAATTGCACGAATGGTGTTGGATACCTCCGCACTCAGCGAGGTCGATCGCCCTGTCTATGAATGGCTACGCGACCATTTTGGAACTGAGCCGCAGAATTTTCGCCGACAGCTTCGGTGGAGGATCAGTTGGGAAGCCGATGTTGAGATTGACGGTCGCCTGCAGGGCGTGTTGGTCCGCGGGGCACGGGGCAAGGCGACCCGCTATCCGATAACGCTTCATCAAGAAGGCCAAATCCACCATGTGATGGAACGCCATGGCGTATTGGCCCCCAAAGTGTACGGCATGATTGAAGATCCCGTTGCAATCGTGATGGAGCGGTTGCCGGGAACCATAAACACCGAACTCATCGAGGATTCAGCAGACCGCGCCAAGGTCAGGCGTGAATTCATAGAGGCCTTGGCCAAGCTGCACGCGATCCCGGTCGGGGAGTTCGGCGCCATCGGACTAACTGTTCCCAAAAGCGCGCGCGACCTTGCATTAAATCTTTACAAGCCTTGCATCGACATTGTCCGTGCTGCCTTCGTCGATCGTCCGTTTCCGCTTACTGAATTCTATGCGCTTTGGCTCGAGCGCAACGCGCCGGAAGATCGCGATCGTCCTGGATTTGTGACGGCTGACGCCGGCCAGTTCCTCTATGATGATGATCGGTTCACGGGCCTCATCGATTTCGAGGTCTCCTATATTGGTGATCCAGCCGCCGAGTTCGCGGGAATGCGCCTACGTGATACGACAGAACCGCTGGGCGACATCACTGAGCTGCGAAAATATTATGAAGCATTGACTGGCGATAAAATTCCGCTGCGTGCGATCGCGTATCACTCAGCTGGATTTGCGGGCACCAACAGCATGTTGATGTGGCCAATGATGTTCAAGCCAGAGGTTCAGAATGATTACGTGGCGTATCTGCAATTCTGCGTCGCCACCAGCCGCTGGGGCTTGCAGGGCATTGCCGAAAGTCTGGGTGTTCGGCTGGACAATGTGCCCGATCCCGAAGCGAATTCGGCGGTTCCCTACGATGCAGCGCCTGAGCAATTAATCAATATGATGACGTCGTGGGAGACCGACGACACCGAATTGCGGTTTCACCTCGATACCGCGGCCGTCCTGGGGCGCTACCTCCAGCGCTGCGCGCTCTATGGGGGGGGCATTTTAGCCGCCGATCTTGCCGATGCTGCAGCGCTCACTGGTCAGCAGGTTAAAACACGGCGCGAAGCGGACGCCGCAGTCGATGCTTTTGTGCGGGCAGCTGGGCCGGAAGAAGACAGGACTCTGGTGGCATTTTTCAACAGATGGCTGTCACGTCAGAACTTTTTGCTCATGGGTTGCGGGTCGCAATCCTATCTCACCAAGACGACGCTGCAGCCGATCAAGGCCTGA
- a CDS encoding SDR family NAD(P)-dependent oxidoreductase, with amino-acid sequence MGRLQGKVAIVTGAGSGIGEAAAMRFGQEGATVVAVGRRQEAVERVAEAIGRAGGEAIGLVADIADEKMITTMVSTVCARYERIDVLYNNAALTDAGTMNSDRDLVTVTSELWDRVLAVNLRGPAIVAKHVIPVMIANGGGSIIFSGSARGSQGDMLYTAYAASKAALVSLSQNIAAQYGKQGVRSNILVIGMIMTQAAKEGYPPEVKTLMERHHLTPFIGEPEDVADAALYLASDESRFVTAQQLFVDGGIASHSAAFADARLALDA; translated from the coding sequence ATGGGAAGGTTGCAGGGAAAGGTGGCGATAGTGACTGGCGCCGGCTCTGGCATCGGCGAGGCCGCCGCGATGCGCTTTGGACAAGAGGGCGCCACAGTGGTTGCTGTGGGCCGGCGCCAAGAAGCAGTGGAGCGCGTTGCCGAGGCGATTGGTAGAGCGGGCGGGGAAGCCATTGGCCTTGTCGCAGACATCGCAGACGAGAAAATGATCACCACGATGGTGTCCACTGTCTGTGCCCGATATGAACGGATTGATGTCCTTTACAACAACGCAGCTCTTACTGATGCAGGGACAATGAACAGCGATCGCGACCTCGTGACGGTTACGTCCGAGCTGTGGGACAGGGTTCTAGCAGTGAACCTTCGCGGCCCGGCGATCGTAGCCAAGCACGTCATCCCGGTGATGATCGCCAATGGCGGCGGATCAATCATATTCAGTGGATCCGCGCGGGGGTCGCAGGGGGATATGCTTTATACCGCCTATGCGGCCTCGAAAGCGGCATTGGTCAGTCTGTCTCAAAACATCGCCGCGCAATATGGGAAGCAGGGGGTTCGCTCCAACATCCTGGTCATCGGTATGATCATGACCCAGGCCGCGAAGGAGGGATATCCGCCGGAGGTCAAAACTCTTATGGAGCGGCATCACCTGACGCCTTTTATCGGTGAGCCAGAAGATGTCGCGGACGCCGCGCTCTATCTGGCCTCGGATGAATCGCGCTTCGTGACCGCCCAACAATTGTTTGTTGATGGCGGGATCGCGTCGCACTCCGCGGCCTTTGCCGACGCACGCCTGGCGTTGGACGCCTGA